From the genome of Bactrocera oleae isolate idBacOlea1 chromosome 2, idBacOlea1, whole genome shotgun sequence, one region includes:
- the LOC106622851 gene encoding uncharacterized protein: MNFSQKKKSQQKNVDVESQNWGIGINQERFASANELLDLAFVKTLLPCKSSFEIMHGTHLPTNLPGYGIADVSSTNSTTNTAGLSKKQRKRLRQREREAQRAAVQMAVNKIESTIKTLPNKYSLEGNANIPQIPALSGMLYDLAVQFRTEICLLQMLMDSETQQNSKTTTGKELIVAEITLANNSPITKEAFQFMRSVILNAIEKYQKQKKATPLFYSMNHNNTYINILCEDAFAFGCLQDCVGRMSALGSVSMYPLQASAGRLYCYSVIYTGIINDPMKFLLQIRLHISKLRTDHWIIADSKVCTDDQGETQFLFLVDEISSIALEYRYGNRLFICLEEALFHNHGQLPNFF, translated from the exons ATGAATTTCTCGCAGAAGAAAAAG tcacaacaaaaaaatgttgacGTAGAATCTCAAAACTGGGGTATAGGCATTAACCAAGAACGATTTGCAAGTGCCAACGAATTGTTGGACCTAGCGTTTGTAAAAACACTTTTACCGTGCAAAAGTAGCTTTGAAATAATGCATGGTACGCACCTCCCAACGAATTTGCCTGGCTATGGCATAGCGGATGTGTCATCAACAAATAGTACAACTAATACAGCCGGTTTATCGAAAAAGCAGAGGAAACGTCTACGACAACGTGAAAGGGAAGCTCAGCGTGCTGCAGTTCAAATGGcagttaataaaattgaatccaCAATTAAAACCTTGCCCAACAAGTACTCTCTCGAAGGCAATGCAAATATTCCCCAGATACCTGCTCTGTCTGGTATGTTGTACGACCTAGCCGTACAGTTTCGTACAGAGATATGCTTATTACAAATGCTCATGGACTCGGAGACTCAACAAAATTCTAAAACAACAACTGGAAAAGAATTAATTGTGGCAGAAATAACATTAGCGAATAATAGTCCAATAACAAAAGAGGCATTCCAATTTATGCGTTCAGTGATTCTCAACGCAATTGAGAAATatcaaaagcagaaaaaagCCACGCCCCTTTTCTATAGCATGAATCACAATAacacgtatataaatatactttgtGAAGATGCGTTTGCATTTGGGTGTTTGCAGGATTGTGTTGGACGAATGTCCGCTCTAGGCAGTGTATCGATGTATCCTTTACAGGCAAGTGCTGGGCGCTTATATTGTTACAGTGTAATATACACTGGGATTATAAATGATCCaatgaaatttttgttgcaaatcCGTTTGCATATATCGAAATTGCGTACCGATCACTGGATTATTGCAGACAGCAAAGTATGTACCGATGACCAAGGCGAAACTCAATTCCTTTTCCTTGTGGATGAAATTTCGTCCATAGCGCTCGAGTACCGTTATGGCAATAGGCTTTTTATCTGTTTGGAAGAAGCACTATTTCATAATCATGGACAATTACCAAATTTCTTTTGA
- the Noc3 gene encoding nucleolar complex protein 3, which translates to MGTKKVKISAVKRSAHLKSKKTPLTKQQQHKLAQQKAAKDRKQNIFRQKAKKREQLPQNRKQKGDIYNDPLDNEGDDLDPSELVNNISDMLDGDDLEYLHEKGLNKQRKRKNATDVAEVKESVGLEKAYTNKAVVDNEKKKVKVNLLPIKSRDGQIITRTAEVDYIPKPKIKRGEEEDDGAEGEEDEIDDDEENVVYEDSDDDVVNDIGEGSALPEPEKKLISTTDLLIARQQEIERQKYRIGIICSGLLEKPEDKMRNFNALYELMEETNTAGTPNLITVRKLAILSVTEIFKDILPEYRVGQVDTKMQTVRKATLERVTYENALLQQFKKFLQKLEKLTAIVNKRGQGRVTSQAIKMAEVAVQSMCEILNAHPYFNYVQNVAQLLVYMLNCNYENMRETINKCFRTFFANDKKLDMTLFIVRRINHLIKSKLPNVHVECITCLLALKIKNVNLDAEKENELKQKKLEAHRQRLMSLSKKERKRRKKLAEVTRELDETRAEENKQTKLYKLTEITKMVFTIYFRVLKNDPTSKVLSAILEGLAEFAHVINLDFFSDLIDVLNRILEEMDLGYREQLHCIKTIFVILSGQGEVLNIDPIRFYQHFYKNMLTVNAGKNHEDFRIILGTLNEVLVKRRRNMSQQRLMAFIKRLLMLSLHLLHHGTLATLGTIKTTFQLTSVLDVLLDTDTSVGSGNYDPELEDPEYCNASNTALYELTILSRHYHPTVRKMSMHIANGVPASGEGALSPEIGKLSSHELYDQFNSTQMVFNPVIPVPKKTDPKFKKGRQQFFNSDFKQFCKSFLESEALPKKTKNKGYPNFNFYDALVNNC; encoded by the exons atgggCACg AAAAAGGTGAAGATTAGTGCGGTGAAACGCAGTGCACATCTCAAATCTAAGAAGACTCCACttaccaaacaacaacaacacaaattgGCTCAGCAGAAAGCGGCTAAGGatcgaaaacaaaatatattcagaCAGAAGGCGAAAAAACGTGAACAATTGCCgcaaaatcgaaaacaaaaggGTGATATTTACAATGACCCCCTTGATAATGAGGGTGATGATTTGGATCCATCTGAATTGGTTAATAACATATCGGATATGTTGGACGGTGATGATTTGGAATATTTGCATGAAAAAGGTTTAAATAAGCAACGTAAACGAAAAAATGCAACTGACGTTGCAGAAGTAAAGGAATCCGTGGGTTTAGAAAAGGCTTACACAAACAAAGCCGTTGTGgacaatgaaaagaaaaaagtcaaagTCAATTTATTGCCTATAAAAAGTCGTGATGGCCAAATCATTACGCGCACCGCTGAAGTAGACTACATACCAAAACCAAAGATTAAACGTGGTGAGGAAGAGGACGACGGAGCAGAAGGAGAGGAGGATGAGATTGACGACGATGAAGAGAACGTTGTTTATGAAGACAGTGATGATGATGTAGTAAATGATATTGGCGAAGGAAGTGCTCTACCTGAGCCCGAAAAAAAACTGATTTCCACGACTGATTTGCTTATTGCGCGTCAACAGGAAATAGAGCGTCAAAAATATCGTATAGGTATAATATGTTCTGGTCTACTTgaaaaaccagaagacaaaatgCGAAATTTTAATGCTTTATATGAGCTGATGGAAGAAACAAATACAGCCGGTACACCAAATCTGATAACAGTACGAAAATTGGCAATACTCTCGGTGACGGAAATATTCAAAGACATTTTGCCTGAATATCGCGTAGGACAGGTGGACACGAAAATGCAAACTG TTCGCAAAGCTACTTTAGAACGTGTTACATATGAAAACGCGCTGcttcaacaatttaaaaaattcttgcaaAAACTTGAGAAACTTACAGCTATAGTGAACAAACGTGGACAGGGACGTGTAACTTCACAGGCTATTAAAATGGCTGAGGTGGCTGTACAAAGTATGTGTGAAATACTCAACGCGCATccatattttaattatgtacaaaatgttgcacaactCTTGGTCTATATGTTAAACTGTAACTATGAGAATATGCGTGAAACAATTAATAAGTGTTTCCGCACCTTTTTCGCCAATGACAAGAAGTTAGATATGACACTGTTCATTGTGAGACGCATAAACCACCTTATAAAGTCTAAACTACCAAATGTGCACGTTGAGTGTATTACTTGCTTACTAGCGCTTAAGATAAAAAATGTCAATTTAGATGCTGAGAAAGAGAACgagttgaaacaaaaaaaattggaggCGCACAGGCAGCGTTTGATGAGCTTATCAAAGAAAGAGCGCAAACGACGGAAGAAATTGGCTGAAGTCACCAGAGAGTTGGATGAAACCCGTGCCGAAGAGAACAAGCAAACAAAACTTTACAAACTAACAGAAATAACTAAAATGGTGTTTACAATTTATTTCCGAGTTTTGAAAAACGATCCAACTTCGAAGGTGCTGAGTGCCATTTTAGAGGGCTTAGCAGA GTTTGCACATGTCATCAATTTAGACTTTTTCTCTGACCTTATCGATGTGCTGAATCGCATATTAGAAGAAATGGATCTTGGTTACCGTGAACAATTGCATTGCATAAAAACGATTTTCGTAATACTCTCAGGCCAGGGTGAAGTGCTGAATATTGATCCAATACGTTTCTACCAGCACTTCTATAAAAATATGCTTACTGTGAATGCGGGAAAAAATCATGAAGACTTCCGCATCATACTCGGTACTTTAAATGAAGTTTTGGTGAAAAGAAGACGCAATATGAGCCAGCAACGTTTAATGGCGTTTATAAAACGTTTGCTTATGCTTAGTCTGCATTTATTGCATCATGGTACACTAGCTACCCTTGgcacaataaaaacaactttcCAATTAACATCTGTATTAGACGTGTTACTGGATACGGACACTAGCGTTGGATCAGGTAATTATGATCCAGAATTGGAGGATCCAGAGTATTGTAATGCTTCAAACACGGCGCTATATGAGTTGACCATACTGTCTCGCCATTACCATCCAACGGTGCGTAAAATGTCTATGCACATTGCCAATGGGGTGCCAGCATCTGGAGAAGGGGCCTTGTCACCAGAAATTGGCAAACT gtcCTCTCATGAGCTCTACGATCAGTTTAACAGCACACAAATGGTGTTCAACCCAGTTATACCGGTGCCGAAGAAGACTGatccaaaatttaaaaaaggcaGACAGCaatttttcaattctgattTCAAGCAATTTTGCAAAAGCTTTTTGGAAAGTGAAGCGTTgccgaaaaaaacaaaaaataaaggttatccaaattttaatttttacgatGCTCTTGTCAACAATTGTTAG
- the LOC106622889 gene encoding G patch domain-containing protein 11, translating into MSDEDDYMSDKFLCGDVRPSLVQQPNKKRQISLEEKKKEHIKRQKQDSMARKGIVNNITLAESLKKPIENQNKGFQMLAKMGYKPGQALGKKISGNETETRLIEPISISIKSDRGGLGRETALRDLAERRQQKREQQLRNRLVGGETVTVEQFRKRAQEKADERFAIGALKHCQLSCETLDLENGIKEAELSWFWPERNENVNEEDLNEAVCETNANDVVEDNEEEFSSAEKVEMLTSYLRTSYKFCFWCGVRYKNQDDMNSNCPGELRDEH; encoded by the exons atgtcTGACGAAGATGATTATATGTCGGACAAGTTCCTTTGCGG AGACGTTCGACCTAGCCTTGTACAACAACCCAATAAAAAGAGGCAGATTTCATTGGAGGAGAAGAAAAAGGAACATATTAAACGTCAAAAGCAAGATAGCATGGCGCGCAAGGGAATTGTGAACAATATAACATTGGCAGAATCTCTCAAAAAGCCTATAGAGAATCAGAACAAGGGCTTTCAGATGCTTGCTAAAATGGGCTATAAACCGGGACAAGCACTTGGTAAGAAAATATCTGGTAATGAAACAGAAACGCGCCTTATTGAGCCAATTAGTATCAGCATAAAATCTGATAGGGGAGGCCTAGGCCGTGAAACAGCATTACGTGATTTAGCCGAACGTCGGCAACAAAAACGAGAACAACAGCTGCGAAATCGTCTCGTTGGAGGTGAAACCGTAACGGTAGAACAATTTCGTAAGCGCGCACAGGAGAAAGCCGACGAGCGATTTGCAATTGGAGCCTTAAA ACACTGTCAGTTATCATGTGAAACACTAGACCTAGAGAACGGCATCAAAGAAGCCGAGCTTAGTTGGTTTTGGCCAGAACGCAATGAAAACGTAAATGAGGAAGATTTGAACGAAGCAGTCTGCGAAACAAACGCAAACGATGTAGTTGAGGATAATGAGGAAGAATTTTCCTCCGCGGAGAAAGTGGAAATGCTTACCAGTTATTTGCGCACATCATACAAATTCTGTTTTTGGTGTGGGGTACGTTACAAAAATCAAGATGATATGAACAGCAATTGTCCGGGAGAATTGCGAGACGAACACTAA
- the LOC106622836 gene encoding serine/threonine-protein kinase 16 isoform X2 — MNSLGWALIMKRGCLFCSKETVNIKGTKYIIRDRLAQGGFSLIDLAENATTHKLYAVKRITCHSIDDQNIALREIEHCRRIDSENVIKVIDYELKGSADIVINTTSDLYIVLPYYKNASLADHLSMRARKDDHMPEAQILQVFLGICNGLRAVHEAKPVPLAHRDLKTANICLSDTFEPIIVDLGSMTEARLQICGQNEAQRLQDEAEERSSIVYRAPELFSVKSYSTIDERTDIWSLGCVLYAMCFFHCPFDSVYEKGDSVALAVLSGNINIPESSIYSDDMHDLIKYMLRMDPMERPFIYSVIEKTQDLIHKLDGRV; from the exons ATGAATAGCTTAGGATGGGCCTTAATCATGAAAAGAGGTTGTCTCTTCTGCTCCAAAGAGACGGTAAACATTAAaggaacaaaatatattatacgcGATCGACTGGCTCAAGG TGGTTTCAGTTTGATCGATCTAGCAGAGAATGCCACAACGCACAAACTGTATGCGGTTAAGCGTATAACTTGTCATAGCATAGATGATCAAAATATAGCCTTGCGTGAGATTGAACATTGTAGACGTATAGATTCAGAAAATGTAATTAAAGTAATAGACTATGAGCTGAAAGGATCTGCGGATATTGTAATCAACACGACGAGTGACCTATACATTGTACTGCCATACTATAAGAACGCTTCACTGGCAGATCATCTAAGTATGCGTGCACGCAAAGACGATCATATGCCAGAGGCGCAAATTTTGCAAGTATTTCTGGGTATCTGCAATGGTTTAAGAGCGGTGCACGAAGCTAAACCAGTGCCGTTGGCACATCGAGACCTGAAGACAGCAAACATATGTTTGTCTGACACTTTTGAACCGATAATTGTAGACTTGGGTTCTATGACGGAAGCTCGTTTGCAAATCTGTGGACAGAATGAAGCGCAACGACTGCAAGACGAAGCAGAGGAGCGCAGTTCAATCGTGTATCGTGCACCAGAACTGTTCTCAGTCAAGTCCTATTCCACGATTGATGAACGTACAGATATTTGG AGCCTTGGTTGTGTTCTTTATGCAATGTGCTTCTTTCATTGTCCCTTTGATTCGGTCTATGAAAAAGGTGATAGTGTTGCGCTGGCGGTGTTGAGCGGTAACATCAACATTCCTGAAAGTTCCATTTATTCCGATGATATGCacgatttaattaaatatatgttgcGTATGGATCCTATGGAACGACCCTTTATATATAGTGTAATTGAAAAAACCCAAGATTTAATACATAAGCTTGATGGTCGTGTTTAG
- the LOC106622836 gene encoding serine/threonine-protein kinase 16 isoform X1, translating into MIFLKKNSVYFFLTRFIIANLSWFKLCFSCFLVICYTSLTPKVVHKYNMNSLGWALIMKRGCLFCSKETVNIKGTKYIIRDRLAQGGFSLIDLAENATTHKLYAVKRITCHSIDDQNIALREIEHCRRIDSENVIKVIDYELKGSADIVINTTSDLYIVLPYYKNASLADHLSMRARKDDHMPEAQILQVFLGICNGLRAVHEAKPVPLAHRDLKTANICLSDTFEPIIVDLGSMTEARLQICGQNEAQRLQDEAEERSSIVYRAPELFSVKSYSTIDERTDIWSLGCVLYAMCFFHCPFDSVYEKGDSVALAVLSGNINIPESSIYSDDMHDLIKYMLRMDPMERPFIYSVIEKTQDLIHKLDGRV; encoded by the exons ATGATTTTCCTAAAGAAAAAcagtgtttatttttttctaacgaGATTTATTATCGCCAATCTAAGCTGGTTTAAATTgtgcttttcttgtttttt aGTTATTTGCTATACTTCGCTTACACCAAAAGTAGTCCATAAATACAATATGAATAGCTTAGGATGGGCCTTAATCATGAAAAGAGGTTGTCTCTTCTGCTCCAAAGAGACGGTAAACATTAAaggaacaaaatatattatacgcGATCGACTGGCTCAAGG TGGTTTCAGTTTGATCGATCTAGCAGAGAATGCCACAACGCACAAACTGTATGCGGTTAAGCGTATAACTTGTCATAGCATAGATGATCAAAATATAGCCTTGCGTGAGATTGAACATTGTAGACGTATAGATTCAGAAAATGTAATTAAAGTAATAGACTATGAGCTGAAAGGATCTGCGGATATTGTAATCAACACGACGAGTGACCTATACATTGTACTGCCATACTATAAGAACGCTTCACTGGCAGATCATCTAAGTATGCGTGCACGCAAAGACGATCATATGCCAGAGGCGCAAATTTTGCAAGTATTTCTGGGTATCTGCAATGGTTTAAGAGCGGTGCACGAAGCTAAACCAGTGCCGTTGGCACATCGAGACCTGAAGACAGCAAACATATGTTTGTCTGACACTTTTGAACCGATAATTGTAGACTTGGGTTCTATGACGGAAGCTCGTTTGCAAATCTGTGGACAGAATGAAGCGCAACGACTGCAAGACGAAGCAGAGGAGCGCAGTTCAATCGTGTATCGTGCACCAGAACTGTTCTCAGTCAAGTCCTATTCCACGATTGATGAACGTACAGATATTTGG AGCCTTGGTTGTGTTCTTTATGCAATGTGCTTCTTTCATTGTCCCTTTGATTCGGTCTATGAAAAAGGTGATAGTGTTGCGCTGGCGGTGTTGAGCGGTAACATCAACATTCCTGAAAGTTCCATTTATTCCGATGATATGCacgatttaattaaatatatgttgcGTATGGATCCTATGGAACGACCCTTTATATATAGTGTAATTGAAAAAACCCAAGATTTAATACATAAGCTTGATGGTCGTGTTTAG